From one Catenuloplanes nepalensis genomic stretch:
- a CDS encoding DedA family protein: protein MDNADNARLIVDNLALNPLDPKELIATVGLLGIWGILFAETGLLVGFFFPGDSLLFLAGVAASTVAEELLGEGVSLSLPGLLIGAPIAAIVGAQLGHWLGAKYGRRMFERPESKLFKKDYVDKAEFYFNKYGPAKAVVLARFIPVVRTFLNPVAGMLGMPAKQFLMWNVIGAILWTDGIILAGYLLAAQINRFMDPEDIDHYLLPVILLIVLISVLPVFVEFFRERRAKAKEAAAHARTAEAEARIVEAEANIVEAVEHVVEAATQQMPAVSDPHNRPGQGGGQVYGSGTYGTPDNRR, encoded by the coding sequence GTGGACAACGCCGACAACGCACGCTTGATCGTCGACAATCTGGCGCTCAACCCTCTCGATCCGAAAGAACTGATCGCCACCGTCGGGCTGCTGGGCATCTGGGGCATTCTTTTCGCCGAAACCGGACTTCTGGTCGGCTTCTTCTTCCCCGGTGACTCGCTGCTCTTCCTCGCGGGCGTGGCAGCGTCCACGGTGGCGGAGGAACTCCTGGGCGAGGGCGTCTCGCTCTCCCTGCCCGGCCTGCTGATCGGCGCGCCGATCGCCGCGATCGTCGGTGCCCAGCTCGGGCACTGGCTCGGCGCGAAGTACGGCCGGCGGATGTTCGAGCGCCCCGAGTCGAAGCTCTTCAAGAAGGATTACGTCGACAAGGCGGAGTTCTACTTCAACAAGTACGGCCCGGCCAAGGCCGTGGTGCTGGCCCGCTTCATCCCGGTCGTCCGCACGTTCCTGAACCCGGTCGCCGGCATGCTCGGCATGCCCGCCAAGCAGTTCCTCATGTGGAACGTGATCGGCGCGATCCTCTGGACCGACGGCATCATCCTGGCCGGCTACCTGCTGGCCGCGCAGATCAACCGGTTCATGGACCCGGAGGACATCGACCACTACCTGCTGCCGGTCATCCTGCTGATCGTCCTGATCTCGGTGCTGCCGGTCTTCGTCGAGTTCTTCCGGGAGCGCCGCGCGAAGGCCAAGGAGGCCGCGGCGCACGCCCGCACGGCCGAGGCCGAGGCGCGCATCGTGGAGGCCGAGGCGAACATCGTCGAGGCCGTCGAGCACGTGGTCGAGGCCGCGACACAGCAGATGCCGGCCGTCTCCGACCCGCACAACCGCCCCGGCCAGGGCGGCGGCCAGGTCTACGGCAGCGGCACCTACGGCACCCCCGACAACCGGCGGTAG
- the fbaA gene encoding class II fructose-bisphosphate aldolase, whose translation MPIASPEVYAEMLDRAKAGAFAYPAINVTSSQTLNAALQGFAEAGSDGIIQISTGGAEYASGPTVKNMITGAVALAEYATEVAKNYPINIALHTDHCPKNKLDGYVRPLLALSKERVANGRAPLFQSHMWDGSAVPVEENLQIAEELLALSAAAHIILEIEVGVVGGEEDGVSAAIDDKLYSTVEDGLATAAALGLGEKGRYMTALTFGNVHGVYKPGNVKLRPEILKEIQEAVGAKYGKEKPFDLVFHGGSGSLLSEIHGALDYGVIKMNIDTDTQYAFTRPVVDHIMKNYDGVLKIDGEVGNKKAYDPRAWGKLAENGLAKRVVEACEHLRSTGTTLSK comes from the coding sequence ATGCCTATCGCCTCCCCTGAGGTCTACGCCGAGATGCTCGACCGCGCCAAGGCCGGCGCCTTCGCGTACCCCGCGATCAACGTGACGTCCTCGCAGACCCTGAACGCGGCCCTGCAGGGCTTCGCGGAGGCGGGCAGCGACGGCATCATCCAGATCTCCACCGGCGGTGCCGAGTACGCGTCCGGCCCGACCGTGAAGAACATGATCACTGGTGCCGTCGCGCTGGCGGAGTACGCGACCGAGGTCGCGAAGAACTACCCGATCAACATCGCGCTGCACACCGACCACTGCCCGAAGAACAAGCTCGACGGGTACGTGCGGCCGCTGCTCGCGCTCTCCAAGGAGCGCGTCGCGAACGGCAGGGCCCCGCTGTTCCAGTCGCACATGTGGGACGGCTCGGCCGTGCCGGTCGAGGAGAACCTGCAGATCGCGGAGGAGCTGCTCGCACTCTCCGCGGCCGCGCACATCATCCTCGAGATCGAGGTCGGCGTGGTCGGTGGCGAGGAGGACGGCGTCTCCGCCGCGATCGACGACAAGCTCTACTCCACGGTCGAGGACGGCCTGGCCACCGCGGCCGCGCTCGGCCTGGGCGAGAAGGGCCGCTACATGACGGCCCTGACCTTCGGCAACGTGCACGGCGTCTACAAGCCGGGCAACGTCAAGCTCCGCCCGGAGATCCTCAAGGAGATCCAGGAGGCCGTCGGCGCGAAGTACGGCAAGGAGAAGCCGTTCGACCTGGTCTTCCACGGCGGGTCCGGCTCGCTGCTCTCCGAGATCCACGGCGCGCTGGACTACGGCGTGATCAAGATGAACATCGACACCGACACGCAGTACGCGTTCACCCGCCCGGTCGTCGACCACATCATGAAGAACTACGACGGCGTCCTGAAGATCGACGGCGAGGTCGGCAACAAGAAGGCGTACGACCCGCGCGCCTGGGGCAAGCTGGCCGAGAACGGCTTGGCCAAGCGCGTTGTCGAGGCCTGCGAGCACCTCCGCTCGACCGGCACCACGCTGAGCAAGTAA
- a CDS encoding ArsR/SmtB family transcription factor, translating to MDFVGTALAELTMPQISPLAGEPIERADAERLAGVLKALADPARLRLLSLIQSAPEGEACVCDLTAPLGLSQPTVSHHLRILTEAGLLEREKRGVWAYYRLVPSAIATIADLLTPPRKRATKKTR from the coding sequence ATGGATTTCGTGGGAACTGCGTTGGCCGAACTGACCATGCCTCAGATCTCGCCGCTCGCCGGCGAGCCGATTGAACGTGCCGACGCCGAGCGTCTGGCGGGTGTCCTCAAGGCGCTTGCCGACCCGGCCCGGCTGCGGCTTCTCAGCCTCATCCAGTCCGCCCCGGAGGGCGAGGCCTGCGTGTGCGACCTGACCGCGCCGCTCGGGCTGTCCCAGCCGACGGTGAGCCACCACCTGCGCATCCTCACCGAGGCCGGCTTGCTGGAGCGGGAGAAGCGCGGTGTGTGGGCCTACTACCGGCTGGTGCCGTCGGCGATCGCCACGATCGCTGACCTGCTCACCCCGCCGCGGAAGCGGGCGACGAAGAAGACTCGCTGA
- a CDS encoding LCP family protein, with the protein MIENDLRDTFARHEHLAPDPGPLRRAIDETTGRRRRLRLISRSVGAALAVTAVLAVPTLISGETGNAAPVEVASSVSPPPVAVVAADRPLNVLLIGADGDGADARADTVLVAHVPAGRDAVYLVSLPRDRDVPIPGHDRDTLSRTFMLGGPDLTETTVRELTGMTFDGTVTVRYSAVEAITDAVGGVELCLDQEVVSWHTHRRYAAGCSDFDGAAAIDLLRQRYGLDQDSYDRDRNGQRYLRAIAAKAAGASLLELVRAAGDGLSLDQGGLELVTAIAGMNLDGKPVVGIAAARPGTDLPDTLFEALRGGAMSGWVDAHPDYLTR; encoded by the coding sequence ATGATCGAGAACGACCTGCGGGACACGTTCGCCCGCCACGAGCACCTCGCGCCGGACCCGGGACCGCTGCGCCGGGCCATCGACGAGACCACCGGCCGCCGCCGTCGCCTCCGGCTGATCAGCCGTTCCGTGGGCGCGGCGCTCGCGGTCACCGCGGTGCTGGCCGTACCGACGCTGATCAGCGGGGAGACCGGGAACGCCGCGCCGGTCGAGGTGGCCTCCTCGGTGTCACCGCCGCCGGTGGCGGTCGTCGCCGCGGACCGGCCGCTCAACGTGCTGCTGATCGGCGCGGACGGCGACGGCGCCGACGCGCGCGCGGACACCGTGCTGGTCGCGCACGTGCCGGCCGGACGGGACGCGGTCTATCTGGTGTCGCTGCCACGCGACCGGGACGTGCCGATCCCAGGCCACGACCGCGACACGCTGAGCCGGACGTTCATGCTCGGCGGCCCGGACCTGACCGAGACCACGGTGCGCGAGCTGACCGGAATGACGTTCGACGGCACCGTGACGGTCCGCTACTCCGCGGTCGAGGCGATCACGGACGCGGTCGGCGGCGTCGAACTCTGCCTCGACCAGGAGGTGGTCTCCTGGCACACCCATCGGCGGTACGCCGCGGGCTGCTCCGATTTCGACGGCGCCGCCGCGATCGACCTGCTGCGGCAGCGGTACGGCCTGGACCAGGACTCCTACGACCGGGACCGGAACGGCCAGCGCTACCTGCGGGCGATAGCCGCGAAGGCGGCCGGCGCCAGCCTGCTGGAACTGGTCCGGGCCGCCGGCGACGGACTGAGCCTGGACCAGGGCGGACTCGAACTGGTCACCGCGATCGCCGGTATGAACCTGGACGGTAAGCCGGTCGTGGGGATCGCCGCGGCCCGGCCCGGCACCGACCTGCCGGACACGCTCTTCGAGGCGCTCCGAGGCGGTGCGATGAGCGGGTGGGTGGACGCCCACCCGGACTACCTCACGCGGTGA
- a CDS encoding FAD-dependent oxidoreductase, with protein MTLSPYVSTAYLSPPPQEELVELPARRARRAGRTNVLVVGGGPAGIGAALGAAATGVRVTLVERYGFLGGNATAALVMPLTSFHNEMKQAVGGDDTRLLPTDHGEGEPVVGGVLWTMLDRLHQMGGVIKPGPETGYTVPFDPELFKLTAYELLAEAGVHMLLHSFASDVIDLPDGVRVVFEGKSGPLVIDADVVVDCTGDGDLAAAAGAPYEIGRPEDGLTQPMTLMFRMGRFNHEGFNGYVREHPDQWRGVYGLWDLIREATEAGELDLTREDLLFFATPYDDEVAVNSTRVTGVLGTSVFDLTRAELVAHEQMAQIARFLRRRVPGFEQSYAVQSGVQVGVRETRRIQGEYTLTGDDVLTARKFDDVIARGAYPVDIHNPTGRGTVLKRLPQGTSYDIPLRCLLPRGTDRLLVAGRAISGDHVAHSSYRVMPISMATGQAAGVAAALASRDGKPPRDLSVEAVQRELRHQRASLS; from the coding sequence ATGACGTTGTCGCCGTACGTGTCGACCGCATACCTGTCCCCTCCCCCTCAGGAAGAACTCGTCGAGCTGCCGGCCCGTCGCGCCCGACGCGCCGGCCGCACGAACGTGCTGGTCGTCGGCGGTGGCCCGGCCGGAATCGGGGCGGCGCTCGGTGCCGCCGCCACCGGCGTCCGGGTGACGCTCGTCGAGCGGTACGGCTTCCTCGGCGGCAACGCGACCGCCGCGCTGGTGATGCCGCTGACCAGCTTCCACAACGAGATGAAGCAGGCGGTCGGCGGCGACGACACCCGGCTGCTCCCGACCGACCACGGCGAGGGCGAGCCGGTCGTCGGCGGCGTGCTCTGGACCATGCTCGACCGGCTGCACCAGATGGGCGGCGTGATCAAGCCGGGCCCGGAGACCGGTTACACCGTGCCGTTCGACCCGGAGCTGTTCAAACTCACCGCGTACGAGTTGCTGGCCGAGGCCGGCGTGCACATGCTGCTGCACTCGTTCGCGTCCGACGTGATCGACCTCCCGGACGGCGTCCGCGTGGTCTTCGAGGGCAAGTCCGGCCCGCTCGTCATCGACGCGGACGTGGTCGTCGACTGCACCGGCGACGGGGATCTCGCGGCCGCGGCCGGCGCTCCCTACGAGATCGGCCGTCCCGAGGACGGGCTGACCCAGCCGATGACGCTCATGTTCCGGATGGGCAGGTTCAACCACGAGGGCTTCAACGGGTACGTGCGGGAGCACCCGGACCAGTGGCGCGGCGTCTACGGCCTGTGGGACCTGATCCGCGAGGCCACCGAGGCCGGCGAGCTCGACCTCACCCGCGAGGACCTGCTCTTCTTCGCCACGCCGTACGACGACGAGGTCGCGGTCAACTCCACCCGCGTCACCGGCGTGCTCGGCACCAGCGTCTTCGACCTGACCCGGGCCGAGCTGGTCGCGCACGAGCAGATGGCGCAGATCGCCCGCTTCCTCCGGCGCCGGGTGCCCGGCTTCGAGCAGTCCTACGCGGTGCAGAGCGGCGTCCAGGTCGGCGTCCGGGAGACCCGCCGCATCCAGGGCGAATACACGCTGACCGGCGACGACGTGCTGACCGCGCGCAAGTTCGACGACGTGATCGCGCGCGGCGCCTACCCGGTCGACATCCACAACCCGACCGGGCGCGGCACCGTGCTCAAGCGGCTGCCGCAGGGCACGTCGTACGACATCCCGCTGCGCTGCCTGCTCCCCCGCGGCACCGACCGTCTCCTGGTGGCCGGCCGCGCGATCTCCGGCGACCACGTGGCCCACTCCTCCTACCGCGTCATGCCCATCTCGATGGCCACCGGCCAGGCCGCCGGCGTCGCCGCCGCGCTCGCCTCCCGCGACGGCAAGCCCCCGCGCGACCTCTCCGTCGAGGCCGTCCAGCGCGAACTCCGCCACCAGCGCGCCAGCCTCTCCTGA
- a CDS encoding polynucleotide kinase-phosphatase, with protein sequence MTELTIPELSLVALVGISGSGKSTFARRHFAPTQVLSSDAFRAMIADDENDQSASGDAFDALHYVAGKRLAGGRLTVVDATNLQEHARANLVKVAREHDVLPAAIVLDVPESLAWERTEARADRTFGREVLARMRRDLRRSLGRLQREGFRKIHVLRGAEEIDAATIGFEKLFNDKRELTGPFDIIGDVHGCRSELETLLTTLGWEIHRDAAGYAVSASHPQGRTAVFVGDLVDRGPDTPGVLRLVMGMIEAGTALCVAGNHEAKLLRKLRGRDVRLTHGLAESVAQLEAAPREFLDRLPRFLDSLISHYVLDGGRLVVAHAGLKEAYHGRASGRVRSFALYGETTGESDEYGLPVRYPWAQDYRGKAMVVYGHTPVLAPEWVNNTICLDTAAVFGGSLTALRYPEKDLVSVPAEAVHYAPVRPLHTLPGAQRPADALELSDVTGRRHLETGYGTVTVAAENSAAALEVMSRFAMDPRALLWLPPTMAPCSTAPSGDFLEHPAQAFEDYRSAGVTTVVCEEKHMGSRAVVLLCRDAEAGKRFGVSLGAVWTRTGRPFFDDPALTGDLLRRAGAAAEAAGLWDELSTGWVLLDCELLPWSAKAGALIREQYASVGAAANAALPAVASMLATAAGRGLDVAGLRDRTARRTGDVARYRDAYRRYVRPTDGLTGVTLAPFAVLAADGVSFSGRDHGWHLMLADRLCAADPQLFTPTGRRIVDLGDEAAIAEATNWWLELTGAGGEGMVVKPFEGLAVRSAKGRLQQPGIKCRGREYLRIIYGPEYTEPETLERLRNRALGRKRGLALREHGLGLGALDRLAEGAPLWRIHELVFAVLACESEPVDPRL encoded by the coding sequence ATGACCGAGCTGACCATTCCCGAGCTGTCCCTGGTCGCGCTGGTCGGCATCTCCGGATCCGGCAAGTCGACGTTCGCCCGGCGTCACTTCGCGCCCACCCAGGTGCTCTCCTCGGACGCGTTCCGCGCCATGATCGCGGACGACGAGAACGACCAGTCCGCGTCCGGCGACGCGTTCGACGCGCTGCACTACGTGGCCGGCAAGCGCCTGGCCGGCGGCCGGCTGACCGTGGTCGACGCCACCAACCTGCAGGAGCACGCCCGGGCCAACCTGGTGAAGGTCGCGCGGGAGCACGACGTGCTGCCGGCCGCGATCGTGCTGGACGTGCCGGAGTCGCTGGCCTGGGAGCGGACCGAGGCGCGGGCGGACCGCACGTTCGGCCGCGAGGTGCTGGCGCGCATGCGCCGTGACCTGCGGCGGTCGCTCGGCCGGCTGCAGCGCGAGGGCTTCCGGAAGATCCACGTGCTGCGCGGCGCGGAGGAGATCGACGCCGCGACCATCGGCTTCGAGAAGCTCTTCAACGACAAGCGCGAGCTGACCGGGCCGTTCGACATCATCGGCGACGTGCACGGCTGCCGCTCGGAGCTTGAGACGCTGCTGACCACGCTGGGCTGGGAGATCCACCGGGATGCTGCCGGGTACGCCGTGTCCGCGAGCCACCCGCAGGGTCGCACCGCCGTGTTCGTCGGTGACCTGGTCGACCGCGGGCCGGACACGCCCGGCGTGCTGCGCCTGGTGATGGGCATGATCGAGGCCGGCACCGCGCTGTGCGTGGCCGGCAACCACGAGGCGAAGCTGCTGCGCAAGCTGCGCGGCCGGGACGTGCGGCTGACCCACGGGCTCGCCGAGTCGGTCGCGCAGCTGGAGGCGGCGCCGCGCGAGTTCCTCGACCGGCTGCCCCGCTTCCTCGACTCGCTGATCAGCCACTACGTGCTGGACGGCGGCCGTCTGGTGGTCGCGCACGCCGGGCTGAAGGAGGCGTACCACGGTCGCGCGTCCGGCCGGGTCCGCTCGTTCGCGCTCTACGGCGAGACGACCGGCGAGTCCGACGAGTACGGCCTGCCGGTCCGCTACCCGTGGGCGCAGGACTACCGGGGCAAGGCCATGGTGGTCTACGGCCACACGCCGGTGCTCGCGCCCGAGTGGGTGAACAACACCATCTGCCTGGACACCGCCGCGGTCTTCGGCGGCTCACTGACCGCGCTCCGCTACCCGGAGAAGGACCTGGTGAGCGTGCCCGCGGAGGCGGTGCACTACGCGCCGGTCCGCCCGCTGCACACGCTGCCGGGTGCCCAGCGCCCGGCGGACGCGCTGGAACTGTCCGACGTGACCGGCCGCCGGCACCTGGAGACCGGGTACGGCACGGTGACCGTCGCCGCGGAGAACTCGGCCGCCGCGCTGGAGGTGATGAGCCGGTTCGCGATGGACCCGCGCGCGCTGCTCTGGCTGCCGCCGACGATGGCACCGTGCTCGACCGCGCCGTCCGGCGACTTCCTGGAGCACCCCGCGCAGGCGTTCGAGGACTACCGGTCCGCGGGCGTGACGACGGTGGTGTGCGAGGAGAAGCACATGGGTTCCCGCGCGGTGGTGCTGCTCTGCCGGGACGCGGAGGCGGGCAAGCGCTTCGGCGTGTCGCTGGGCGCGGTGTGGACGCGTACCGGCCGGCCGTTCTTCGACGACCCGGCGCTCACCGGCGACCTGCTGCGCCGCGCCGGTGCGGCCGCGGAGGCCGCCGGACTGTGGGACGAGCTGTCCACCGGCTGGGTGCTGCTCGACTGCGAGCTGCTGCCCTGGTCCGCCAAGGCCGGCGCCCTGATCCGCGAGCAGTACGCGAGCGTCGGCGCGGCCGCGAACGCGGCGCTTCCGGCCGTGGCGTCGATGCTGGCGACCGCGGCCGGACGTGGCCTGGACGTGGCCGGGCTGCGCGACCGGACGGCCCGGCGCACCGGTGACGTGGCCCGCTACCGCGACGCCTACCGGCGGTACGTGCGACCGACCGACGGCCTGACCGGTGTGACGCTCGCGCCGTTCGCGGTGCTGGCCGCGGACGGTGTCTCGTTCTCCGGCCGCGACCACGGCTGGCACCTGATGCTGGCGGACCGGCTCTGCGCGGCCGACCCGCAGTTGTTCACGCCGACCGGCCGCCGGATCGTGGACCTCGGCGACGAGGCCGCGATCGCGGAGGCCACGAACTGGTGGCTGGAGCTGACCGGCGCCGGCGGCGAGGGCATGGTGGTGAAGCCGTTCGAGGGGCTGGCGGTGCGATCCGCCAAGGGCCGCCTGCAGCAGCCCGGCATCAAGTGCCGCGGCCGGGAGTACCTGCGGATCATCTACGGCCCGGAGTACACCGAGCCGGAGACGCTGGAGCGGCTGCGGAACCGGGCGCTCGGCCGCAAACGCGGGCTGGCTCTGCGCGAGCACGGCCTCGGGCTGGGCGCGCTGGACCGGCTCGCCGAGGGCGCGCCGCTGTGGCGAATCCACGAATTGGTGTTCGCGGTTCTCGCGTGTGAATCGGAGCCGGTCGACCCCCGTCTGTGA
- a CDS encoding 3' terminal RNA ribose 2'-O-methyltransferase Hen1 gives MLMTVSTTHTPATDLGYLLVKHPDRVHRFDMPAGQAYVMYPEATAERCTAALLLDIDPHALHSGRKRGRAPDSAGLGQYVNDRPYAASSMLASALGKAFRSALRGASKDRPELAGTAIPLEIAVPVLRCRGGAELAPRLFDPLGWATSVTPIPLDDDWGDSRYVELRLTGTLRLSDALNHLYVLLPVLDDAKHYWVAPDEIDKLVRAGEGWLSGHPERALITRRFLAHRRALAGAALARLAEERSRLAELDDVADPDTIEETEPAAEKRQPLAVQRRDAVLAALRELGSARVLDLGCGPGALLADLVRDRRFTEIVGADVSTRSLEIAERRLRLDRLPDRQRERIKLWQTALTYRDDRLRGFDAAVLMEVIEHVDPPRLAALEDAVFGHAAPNAVLVTTPNAEYNVHYELAGMRHHDHRFEWTRAEFAAWAARVAALYGYAVRLHGIGDADPEAGSPTQFAVFTKEVSA, from the coding sequence GTGCTGATGACCGTCTCGACCACGCATACGCCCGCCACCGACCTCGGCTATCTCCTCGTCAAGCATCCGGATCGGGTGCATCGGTTCGACATGCCGGCCGGGCAGGCGTACGTGATGTATCCCGAGGCGACCGCCGAGCGCTGCACCGCGGCGCTGCTGCTGGACATCGACCCGCACGCGCTGCACTCCGGCCGCAAGCGCGGCAGGGCGCCGGACTCGGCCGGACTCGGGCAGTACGTCAACGACCGGCCGTACGCCGCGTCCAGCATGCTCGCGTCCGCACTGGGCAAGGCGTTCCGCAGCGCGCTGCGCGGCGCGTCGAAGGACCGGCCGGAGCTGGCCGGCACCGCGATCCCGCTGGAGATCGCGGTTCCGGTGCTGCGCTGCCGCGGCGGTGCGGAGCTGGCGCCGCGGCTGTTCGACCCGCTCGGCTGGGCCACGTCCGTGACGCCGATCCCGCTGGACGACGACTGGGGCGACAGCCGGTACGTGGAGTTGCGGCTGACCGGCACGCTCCGGCTCTCCGACGCGCTCAACCACCTGTATGTGCTGCTCCCGGTGCTGGACGACGCCAAGCACTACTGGGTCGCGCCGGACGAGATCGACAAGCTGGTCCGCGCCGGCGAGGGCTGGCTGTCCGGCCACCCCGAGCGCGCGCTGATCACCCGGCGTTTCCTGGCGCACCGCCGGGCGCTGGCCGGTGCCGCGCTGGCCCGGCTCGCCGAGGAACGCAGCCGGCTGGCCGAGCTGGACGACGTCGCGGACCCGGACACCATCGAGGAGACGGAGCCGGCGGCGGAGAAGCGTCAGCCGCTGGCCGTGCAGCGCCGCGACGCCGTGCTGGCCGCGCTGCGCGAGCTGGGGAGCGCCCGCGTGCTGGACCTGGGCTGCGGTCCCGGCGCGCTCCTCGCCGACCTGGTCCGTGACCGCCGGTTCACCGAGATCGTCGGCGCGGACGTCTCCACCCGCTCGCTGGAGATCGCGGAGCGGCGGCTGCGCCTGGACCGGCTGCCGGACCGGCAGCGCGAGCGGATCAAGCTGTGGCAGACCGCGCTCACCTACCGCGACGACCGGCTGCGCGGCTTCGACGCGGCCGTGCTGATGGAGGTGATCGAGCACGTCGACCCGCCGCGGCTGGCCGCGCTGGAGGACGCCGTCTTCGGCCACGCGGCGCCGAACGCGGTGCTGGTGACCACGCCGAACGCGGAGTACAACGTGCACTACGAGCTGGCCGGGATGCGTCACCACGACCACCGGTTCGAGTGGACGCGCGCGGAGTTCGCCGCGTGGGCCGCCCGCGTCGCCGCGCTCTACGGGTACGCCGTACGCCTGCACGGCATCGGCGACGCCGACCCCGAGGCCGGCTCCCCCACCCAGTTCGCCGTCTTCACCAAGGAGGTGTCCGCATGA
- a CDS encoding SigE family RNA polymerase sigma factor: MDYAEFADSRLPALSRYAVMLTQDPHLAQDLVQETMVRVQLNWRRVARADSPDRYVRRMLTNQYLDWRRGSWLRRVLLRAEPDEALAVPLDHAEATAERDQIWAWLSRLPKRQRAALVLRFYEDLPDAEIAEILGCAVGTVRASISRALATLRAQLVEV; the protein is encoded by the coding sequence TTGGACTATGCGGAGTTCGCCGACTCCCGGCTGCCCGCGCTGTCGCGGTACGCGGTCATGCTGACGCAGGATCCGCACCTGGCACAGGACCTGGTGCAGGAGACGATGGTCCGGGTCCAGCTCAACTGGCGCCGGGTGGCCCGTGCCGACTCGCCCGACCGGTACGTGCGCCGCATGCTCACCAACCAGTACCTGGACTGGCGGCGCGGCTCCTGGCTGCGACGGGTGCTGCTGCGCGCGGAGCCGGACGAGGCGCTCGCCGTACCGCTGGATCATGCCGAGGCCACGGCGGAACGGGACCAGATCTGGGCCTGGCTCTCCCGCCTGCCGAAACGGCAGCGTGCCGCGCTGGTGCTGCGTTTCTACGAGGACCTGCCGGACGCGGAGATCGCCGAGATCCTCGGGTGCGCGGTCGGCACGGTCCGGGCGTCGATCTCGCGTGCCCTCGCCACGCTCCGGGCGCAGTTGGTGGAGGTCTAG
- the pyrE gene encoding orotate phosphoribosyltransferase, producing the protein MGDRDDLRKFITDLAVVHGKVVLSSGAEADWYVDLRRVTLHHAAAPLVGRVMRDLTADWDFDVVGGLTLGADPVSVAMLHAAADSDRPLDACVVRKAGKAHGLQRRIEGPDVAGRRVLAVEDTSTTGGSVLQAVEALQQAGAEVVGVAVIVDRGAGEAVRAAGLPYRAAYTLADLGLTA; encoded by the coding sequence ATGGGCGACCGTGACGACCTGCGTAAATTCATCACTGACTTAGCCGTGGTGCACGGCAAGGTCGTGCTGTCGTCCGGTGCGGAAGCGGATTGGTATGTCGACCTTCGTCGCGTCACACTGCACCACGCGGCGGCTCCCCTCGTTGGGCGGGTGATGCGAGACCTCACGGCGGACTGGGATTTCGACGTGGTGGGTGGCTTGACCCTGGGCGCCGATCCGGTGTCCGTGGCCATGCTGCATGCCGCGGCGGATTCGGATCGACCGCTGGATGCGTGCGTGGTCCGGAAGGCCGGTAAGGCTCACGGACTGCAACGGCGCATCGAAGGCCCGGACGTCGCCGGACGGCGCGTCCTGGCGGTCGAGGACACGTCGACGACCGGCGGCAGCGTGCTGCAGGCGGTCGAGGCGTTGCAGCAGGCCGGAGCCGAGGTAGTGGGTGTAGCGGTTATTGTTGATCGAGGAGCAGGCGAAGCGGTGCGGGCCGCGGGACTGCCCTATCGAGCGGCCTATACATTGGCCGACCTCGGCCTAACGGCCTAA